A DNA window from Helianthus annuus cultivar XRQ/B chromosome 15, HanXRQr2.0-SUNRISE, whole genome shotgun sequence contains the following coding sequences:
- the LOC110914725 gene encoding uncharacterized protein LOC110914725 produces MARTKEQAGSSSSSSKGKGKQKEQPSKKRQYMGRVSESESEGEEEMALDPSEKPVWNSGSLDDQPEIWQPTLYNDCMNKLKNKAAAFICEKEVDEPQFGQFGVFAKFRALGWEGALKCFDKDKSNLFMTEIQEWMATLQCHNFNKPSQMKLIGKVHGVPVEMSFDTLKRLGKYDSLPAKEYMIPTLDDLLLKPEKHVRWNDMLAALFWPGRYSGILYRKNLKIEAKLLHTICLLNVIPRRGDKEQVRYPEIPVLYSLMHGSPRFPIRYLIMHHLWICRNKYGRDIVPYCRIITGLMKQQKALTSEDRGLTKRHQPFTLDRLGNVWTYTQSERYHKLKSEGQRWRALKLGARELLPGEPDEPESDVEMVPSGDEDYADEPHGGANVGLGGFGGGHGGMFYDYAQQPYEPGWAYSGSMQEVIESQRPPASIFDTWSGSERTLYDQNTRNSASIERSLKHSFDRNEAWNRTFAYSLEVDTNNRYHDDQMRRMHADWHAGRPVVEDPQHVDYASLPPYDGSISYPTPPLHHSQWLDPRQQEGAQQQAGSSSGAFGFGEWNDMMSSIFGPPGPRYY; encoded by the coding sequence ATGGCAAGGACAAAGGAACAAGCGGGATCAAGTTCATCTTCATCAAAAGGCAAGGGCAAACAAAAGGAGCAACCATCAAAGAAGAGGCAATATATGGGTAGGGTTAGTGAAAGCGAAAGTGAAGGCGAAGAAGAGATGGCGTTAGACCCGAGTGAAAAGCCGGTATGGAACTCGGGGTCTTTGGATGATCAACCCGAGATTTGGCAGCCAACACTTTACAATGATTGCATGAACAAGTTGAAAAACAAGGCAGCCGCGTTTATTTGTGAGAAAGAAGTTGATGAGCCCCAATTTGGCCAGTTCGGGGTGTTTGCTAAGTTTCGCGCTTTAGGTTGGGAAGGGGCGCTTAAATGCTTCGACAAAGACAAGAGTAACCTGTTTATGACAGAGATTCAAGAGTGGATGGCAACCTTACAATGTCACAATTTCAACAAGCCATCACAGATGAAGTTGATTGGGAAGGTACATGGGGTACCGGTGGAGATGTCATTCGACACGTTGAAGAGACTGGGGAAGTATGACAGTCTCCCGGCTAAGGAGTACATGATTCCCACACTTGATGACTTATTGCTTAAACCAGAAAAGCATGTGAGATGGAACGACATGTTGGCAGCATTGTTTTGGCCCGGTAGATACAGTGGTATTCTATACCGGAAGAACTTGAAGATTGAAGCTAAATTGCTGCATACAATCTGCCTTCTCAATGTCATTCCAAGAAGGGGAGACAAAGAACAGGTGAGGTACCCAGAGATACCCGTTCTTTATTCGTTGATGCATGGGTCCCCACGCTTCCCGATACGTTACCTTATCATGCACCACTTATGGATCTGCCGGAACAAATATGGAAGAGACATCGTCCCGTACTGTCGCATAATTACGGGTTTGATGAAACAACAGAAAGCGTTAACATCCGAAGACCGAGGTTTGACGAAAAGGCACCAACCTTTTACATTGGATAGGTTGGGGAATGTGTGGACGTATACTCAGTCGGAACGCTATCATAAGTTGAAATCGGAAGGTCAACGGTGGAGGGCATTAAAATTGGGTGCAAGAGAGTTGTTACCTGGAGAGCCGGATGAGCCGGAAAGTGATGTAGAAATGGTTCCGAGCGGGGACGAAGATTATGCGGACGAGCCGCATGGTGGTGCAAATGTTGGTCTAGGGGGTTTTGGTGGAGGTCACGGTGGTATGTTCTATGACTATGCGCAGCAACCTTATGAGCCGGGGTGGGCTTATAGTGGTTCAATGCAAGAGGTGATTGAAAGTCAACGTCCGCCGGCATCTATTTTCGATACATGGTCGGGGTCGGAGAGGACGTTGTATGATCAAAACACGAGGAATAGTGCAAGCATAGAGCGGTCGTTAAAACATAGCTTCGATCGCAATGAGGCATGGAACCGTACTTTCGCATATTCTCTAGAGGTGGATACCAATAATAGATATCATGATGATCAGATGAGGCGGatgcatgcggattggcatgccggaaggccggttgttgaagatccacaacatgtggactaTGCTTCATTGCCGCCTTATGATGGTAGCATTTCATATCCGACTCCACCACTCCACCATTCTCAGTGGCTTGACCCAAGGCAACAGGAGGGAGCACAACAACAAGCAGGGAGTAGCAGTGGCGCATTCGGATTTGGAGAGTGGAATGATATGATGTCATCCATCTTTGGACCTCCGGGACCGCGCTACTATTAA
- the LOC110913216 gene encoding uncharacterized protein LOC110913216 → MADELPLWFPPMSSDDSSDSSILFFFQNLIEEAELQDTGTSNRRRYIERQREEGHETLMADYFVEDPKYNEDIFRHRFRMSKRLFLKIVSDVEENDPWFVEPPDARGRKGFTPLQKVTSAIKQLATGNTPDENDEYLHMAERTSRECLEYFCDTVCKIYGPEFLRRPTSHDMALLYQAHEEKHHLPGNINCYAFVDEDGDDSEFHLK, encoded by the exons ATGGCGGATGAACTCCCGTTATGGTTCCCACCCATGAGTAGCGACGATTCATCCGATAGtagcattctttttttttttcaaaatctcatcgaaGAAGCCGAACTTCAAGATACCGGCACATCTAACCGAAGGAGATATATTGAACGTCAACGTGAGGAGGggcatgagacactcatggcgGATTATTTTGTCGAAGACCCGAAGTACAACGAAGATATCTTTCGGCATAGGTTCCGTATGTCGAAacgtttgtttctaaaaattgtGTCCGATGTGGAAGAGAACGACCCGTGGTTTGTAGAGCCCCCCGATGCGCGAGGTAGGAAGGGCTTTACGCCCTTGCAAAAGGTGACATCGGCTATTAAACAGCTCGCAACTGGAAACACTCCAGACGAGAACGATGAGTACTTGCATATGGCCGAAAGAACTTCCCGCGAGTGCCTAGAATATTTTTGTGACACGGTTTGCAAAATATACGGTCCAGAGTTCTTACGTAGACCGACAAGCCACGACATGGCACTTTTATACCAAGCTCATGAGGAAAAACATCACCTTCCAG GAAACATAAATTGTTATGCTTTTGTTGATGAGGATGGCGATGATAGTGAATTTCATCTTAAATGA